Within the Setaria viridis chromosome 3, Setaria_viridis_v4.0, whole genome shotgun sequence genome, the region cacgcacacaccaaAGAATGGTCAATCCTGCTAGTGGCGAACAAAGTCGGAGCATCATTTTTAAGATAAACACAAAGATTATGCAAACTAGTAATAGGCAAAAGATTCCTAGGATGCACCCAGGGGCGGACCTAGGAGGGCTCTAGCCTGCCTACTGCCCAAGACCTTCGTTagatcaaaggaggaagatgagaggaagagaggggaaaaaagaagaagaataagagaAAGAAATAGCTTATTGCCCAACCATAGTGCATAAAGAAGAGTTTTCTCTTTCCTCTACTCTCTCTCCTACTACACCAGTAGAATAAATAGCTGCTGCTTGTTGATGTTTTTTACATAAGCATCGTGAAAGTGAACCACAATTTTTGTTTACTATAAAGATACGTAGCTTTCCTGCGTATTCTCGAACGAAAAAGAAAGGTACCACGATAAAAATCCATCTGTTCATGGGTCCCGGCTTGTATTATTGGGCAACAGCCATCGCCCTTGACCTTAGGAAAAAAGGGAAGCATCGGGGACCGTCACCACTGAGAAAACGAATCAACGCTCCTCATCTTCCTTCCCATTTCCGTCAGCATGACAGCTGACAGCGCTTAAAGATTCATTTCCAACAGCATGacagcattgaaagattcatcGATCGGCAAGACTGTAGAATTGATGAATAAATGAATAATTGGACTAAGAGTGACCGATGCGGTTACTTCAGCATTATATCTGTAGTTTGATAAGCAATTGGCTCTTCACAAGTCCCTCATCCAAGAGCAAGCAACGGCgtcgctcgccggccgccggccatggcaTCCCGGTTTTTCTTTCTTGTCGTTGCCGTCGTGGCCCGGCTCTGCAGCGCCGCTATGGCGACTGGTGGTCGGGCCGACGACATCTTGCGGCCGTGGCCGCCTGACTGCTCGACGGCGGACAACTACACGGCCGACAGCCAGTACAAGAAGAACCTGGACCAGCTCCTTGCCGcgctccccgcggcggccggcgacaaCGGCTGGTTCTACCAGGGCAGCGCCGGGGCCGGCACCGACGACGAGGTGTTCGGCCTCATCATGTGCTACGCCGACCACAACGCGACGGCGTGCCTCGACTGCCTCTCCAGGGCGCCCGCCGGGATCGCCACGGTGTGCCCGGGCAGCCGGAACGTTCGCGCCATGTACGACGCGTGCGTGCTCCGGTACTCGGCGGCGCCGATCCCGGCCACCGCGGACCTCAGCTACTTGCACTCCGTGAACGGGACCGTCCGTGGGGTGCCCGTCGGCGTCACCTCGGAGAGCGCCCGGGCAGCCTGGGTGGCGCTGATGAGCGAGCTCACGGGCGGCGTCGCTGGCTCGCCGCTGCGGCTCGCCAACGGCAGCACGCCGTACTCGGGCTCGCAGGCTATGTACGGCCTGGCGCAGTGCACCAGGGACCTCAACGCCAGCGAGTGCTCCAGCTGTGTCTCAAGCTACACGGACAGGCTGGGGGACCTGTTCCCCAACAACACCGGCGGCGCCATCAAGGGGTACAGCTGCTACCTGCGCTACCAGGTGGGCGTCCTCGACATCaccctgccgccggcgccaactCCCCCGGCGATATCCGTAGGACCTTCATCGTCTTCCAAGAGCGCCGATCATTCCAAGACCATCGGGATCCTGATCGGCGTGTTCGTCGGTTCCAGCTTGATAGCCCTGGTCTTCTTCATGCGACTCCCCCGGCGAAAGAGGGAAAAAAGTAAGCTCGTCGATGAAGAAGCAGCAAGAGAGATGGACGACGAGTTCGAGGAAGGGACCGGGCCAAAGCAGTTCCGCTACAGCGAGCTCGCCATGGCCACCGACTACTTCTCGGACAAGCGCAAGCTCGGAGAAGGTGGGTTCGGGTCAGTGTACAGAGGCTACATTAAGGAGATGGACCTTCACGTCGCCATCAAGAGGGTGTCCAAGGGTTCGAAGCAGGGCAGGAAGGAGTACGCCTCGGAGGTCAGGATCATCAGCCTGCTGCGGCACCGTAACCTTGTGCAGCTCATCGGTTGgtgccatggcggcggcgagctcctcctcgtGTACGAGCTGATGCCCAACGGCAGCCTCGACACGCACCTCTACAGCGCCAGGGACGGCGCCCTGCTGCCATGGCCGCTGCGGCACGAGATCGTGCTCGGCCTGGGGTCGGCCCTGCTGTACCTTCATCAGGATTGGGAGCAGTGCGTTCTTCACAGGGACATCAAGCCGAGCAACGTGATGCTGGACGCGTCCTTCCACGCCAAGCTCGGCGACTTCGGGCTCGCCAGGCTCgtcggccacggccgccgctcgcACACCACGGTGATCGCCGGCACCTTGGGCTACATAGACCCCGACTGCATGATCACCGGCAGGGCCAGCACCGAGACTGACgtctacagcttcggcgtcgtcctcctcgagATCGCCTGCGGCCGGCGGCCTCTGGTGGCCGTTAGCCGCAGCCACAGGGAAGAAGACGTGATGAGCCGGCCTCTGGTGGCTCGCCACGGGGAAGATGGTAGGGAAGAAGACGTGATCCACATCGTGCAGTGGGTGTGGGAGTTCTACGGCAGGGGAGCCATCCTCGACGCTGCCGACGCGCGGCTGAAGGGGGAGTTCGACGCCAGCGAGATGGAGACGGTGATGGTCGTCGGGCTCTGGTGCGCGCAACCAGACCGGAGCCTCAGGCCGTCCATCAGGCAGGCCGTCAACGTGCTCCGGCGAGAGGTGCCACCTCCGAGCCTGCCGGCGGGGATGCCGGTGCCAATCTTCCTGTCACCGCCTAATACTTTATACTACACATCTTCAGTTGCGACGATGGGcggcagcaccagcaccagcaccagcaccaccgcttCTGCACCAGACAAAGAAAAATGTAGTGCCAAATTGATTTAGATGTTCATCATGTTCATAACAAAAATGTAGTGCCAAATTGGTTTAGATGTTGTTCATAAATGCAGTACAAAAGGCCTAGatgccaaaaaagaaaaagattatGCTATGTGCATTCCTAGAGCAAATCCAACGCCGTGAAGCTCCACTCGATGAACATAGCCAATCAACCGTCCCCTTGATTCCTCACTCGCCACCCATATATCATATATGGCAGGAGTGAAATCAAAGTGATGGTTGAGATTGAACAAGATGAGACACGTGGCATCCATCGAGGTGGTGCTGCACCGGACACTAAAACTGAtggcatatttttcttttttgccatTTCATTATTATTGTTCCACCAAGAAAAGGGACCTCGGCAAGGGAAATTATGAACTCATAATTCACCAGTGTATGTGTATGTGACATTTTCTGTTTCAGCATTTACAGTGATGACCAAAAGGCTTCGCTTCCCTAACCTTCCGCACACCCGACCACTTCAGTTTCCTTCGCCTTTACCCATAGGATCAGGGTACAAGGAAAGTACAATCAAGAGTCCTCCATGAAGAGGATAGGGACTAAGCGGCAGCAGTTGCGACTGGAGTGTCAGGATGGGCGCCCCATTCGGTCCATGATCCGTCATATACTGAGACATCAGTTTTGCCAAGGCGATGAAGGCCCTAAAATGAGAGATAAGGTTATAGAAGCACAATTTGCCATTTGGAAAGTAAATTTCAAGTGATCAAGTCGCAGGTAATCTTACCAAGGCTAATACACATGCTGTCACACCAGTGCCGCAAGAGGTTACAAGGggttgatcaagtgatattccTGATAATGAATCGTACCAGAGAGATTATAAATACTACCACAGCTATGGTGGATTTCTAATGTTAAAACTTGGCTATTGTTGTTCTACATTAGGTGCCATAAAAATGTGTGCTAGCTTCAACTGATACGAGTACACAACAAATGTTATGCAAAACTAGTGGATATCACTCTTTCAACAAATCCAATAAATAAGATAACCGTACTTAAATCCAGGAAATATGATATATCGTGGGTCATATACATGCATGCAAGAGGATCAAAGTTTCAATAGCAAATGAATAACCGGTGTTAATTATGTGGAACAGTATGGCAGTGATCCACTGGTACTGCAGTAGCAATGAAGTTTCATGTTACTAGCTAGTCTCATATAACTACTTGGTGGACGCTAAGTTAAACTCAGATTCGCAAAGATGTAGGTATTTCAGCAGCCAAACTAGCTTAATGGGGTGTGTTAAAAAATATTTCCAGTACAGGGATATCCAACAAAACATAATGCAGCCTGGCTACTGGAGTATCAAGCAGGAATGAAGTACTTGCAACCTATATGGATGAAATATTACCTTCTTGCTCAAATCTTTTACGGAGTTCATCTGGGGCCAATAGCTTTTGTGAGCTGTCAAGCACCTGAAGAAAGTCAAGGAAGAATAAGAAATAACATAGACAATACTTCCAAGGGTTGCTTAAAAAAGGTACTTCCAGAGATAGAAAAACATCTCTGCCAACACTCTGTATGCACACAAAAAGGATGACGGTACATGAACTTCTAGTTCAAACACCAATCCATGTTCCAGTCATCCAGTGCAAAAGTGTATATAACCAAGATACAAAGAAAGTGCAAGCAAAGATCATCTGACCCTCCATCCTGACATGGTTAATGAGGTATCATAGTATAAGTGAGGAAGAATAACCTCCAATACTACAAGTGTGTCTACCAACAATATCATGATCTCTTGCTATGTCAATGTGCTGCGATTATCTCATCTACCAAATCCAGTATATCATCGCAGGTATACAACCTGAGCAGTCAGCTGGTCACCAATATATCTAGTAAACACACACATTTACACATCATCAAAATGGAAGGGCGGATGAAAGAAAAATACGACTAGAATGAGCAAGAAGTGCAAAGTATCATATGTTGAACATCAGCCTCCAACTATGATATTTATCAGATAAGTGTCTATCACCATCCATTATAAACACAGGAAAACATccaaacacacacaaaaaaaaactgatcAAAGTATGGAAAAGTGGAGAATTTCCACCTGGGGAAAAGGAACGCATTTGCTCCCAGGTACATGCCCACTTCTAATCCCCTTGCGTGGCTCCGGAACTGCACCATCAAATCTGAAATAGAAGTTTCAAATCAATCTAAAAATGCAAGTCCAAATTTCAATTACCAAAACAAATATACAACATTACTGCATTAGAGCTGCATACACCGTGCTGGTTAAAATACACTTAAGAATTAAAGTGCAAAAGCTAAACTGAGTTCTCAGCAAAAATAAATGAATGGACGTTATCCTCATTATATTATACAAATCATTTTCCTGAATGTGTACCACTGGCTGAACACTGTGGAACTAGTTCATTATAGGAATCTTTcaagagaaggagggagggagggagatccTTATGCTTCCAAGCAGTTATCAGAATTAGCAAATGCAAGTGCCTTCAGAAAACCACTAATCAACACCAAGCAGATCCTTATGGATAAAGGCAAAGGCTTTATATACTGCATGCATATGATGTGCTTATGACTTTTACAGAATTAGAATATGAGTAAGATACCTAGGTTTTGATCGAGCATCTATAAGTTGATGTGTCTGGGTCTTGATGTTCTCTTTCACCTGagaaaatcatatattagttgCTATGAAATATGAAGAAAGCTCAGTGGgtcgtgaaaaaaaaaa harbors:
- the LOC117849431 gene encoding L-type lectin-domain containing receptor kinase IX.1 — its product is MASRFFFLVVAVVARLCSAAMATGGRADDILRPWPPDCSTADNYTADSQYKKNLDQLLAALPAAAGDNGWFYQGSAGAGTDDEVFGLIMCYADHNATACLDCLSRAPAGIATVCPGSRNVRAMYDACVLRYSAAPIPATADLSYLHSVNGTVRGVPVGVTSESARAAWVALMSELTGGVAGSPLRLANGSTPYSGSQAMYGLAQCTRDLNASECSSCVSSYTDRLGDLFPNNTGGAIKGYSCYLRYQVGVLDITLPPAPTPPAISVGPSSSSKSADHSKTIGILIGVFVGSSLIALVFFMRLPRRKREKSKLVDEEAAREMDDEFEEGTGPKQFRYSELAMATDYFSDKRKLGEGGFGSVYRGYIKEMDLHVAIKRVSKGSKQGRKEYASEVRIISLLRHRNLVQLIGWCHGGGELLLVYELMPNGSLDTHLYSARDGALLPWPLRHEIVLGLGSALLYLHQDWEQCVLHRDIKPSNVMLDASFHAKLGDFGLARLVGHGRRSHTTVIAGTLGYIDPDCMITGRASTETDVYSFGVVLLEIACGRRPLVAVSRSHREEDVMSRPLVARHGEDGREEDVIHIVQWVWEFYGRGAILDAADARLKGEFDASEMETVMVVGLWCAQPDRSLRPSIRQAVNVLRREVPPPSLPAGMPVPIFLSPPNTLYYTSSVATMGGSTSTSTSTTASAPDKEKCSAKLI